A single region of the Malus sylvestris chromosome 8, drMalSylv7.2, whole genome shotgun sequence genome encodes:
- the LOC126631898 gene encoding uncharacterized protein LOC126631898 produces MAANSTWFLFLVASVLIVSASAGTQIKVTNNPADKLVDIINSNRTAHKASSLYDNQGLACIALQYIKAYQGDCDAVGGSNAKKPPDSAFAETFAPNCGVQTSTLAPITGRLIGCQSKYVHADDAFSKILIENSKALDILYDKNHTEVGAAASGSDGGAPYFWCVLFSSGKTNSTFVTEGGEAKITRPGCFSGANDDCSESNHPASGANDWSRSSRLWPFFTTALIAMSYAFGL; encoded by the exons ATGGCGGCAAACAGTACATGGTTTCTCTTTCTTGTAGCTTCTGTACTCATCGTTTCAGCTTCAGCTGGCACCCAAA TCAAAGTTACTAATAACCCGGCGGATAAGCTAGTTGATATAATTAACAGCAACAGAACTGCACACAAAGCATCATCCCTCTACGACAACCAGGGTTTGGCGTGCATTGCCCTGCAGTACATAAAAGCGTACCAAGGTGACTGCGATGCTGTAGGAGGGTCCAACGCCAAGAAGCCTCCTGATTCTGCATTTGCCGAAACATTTGCTCCCAACTGTGGTGTTCAAACCTCAACCCTAGCTCCAATCACTGGTCGTTTAATTGGCTGCCAGTCCAAATATGTCCACGCTGACGATGCATTTTcgaaaattttgattgaaaacAGCAAGGCCTTGGACATTCTCTACGATAAGAACCACACTGAAGTGGGAGCTGCTGCGAGTGGCAGTGATGGTGGAGCTCCGTATTTCTGGTGCGTGTTGTTCAGCAGCGGAAAAACTAACAGCACCTTTGTAACAGAGGGAGGTGAGGCTAAAATAACAAGGCCCGGATGCTTTAGTGGTGCTAATGACGATTGCAGTGAATCTAATCACCCAGCCAGTGGTGCCAATGATTGGTCTAGAAGCAGTCGTCTGTGGCCATTTTTCACCACGGCTCTGATTGCAATGTCGTATGCCTTTGGATTGTGA
- the LOC126631899 gene encoding uncharacterized protein LOC126631899 isoform X2 yields the protein MKNTLMIVLEGFGFRSSCTRDASTCGRKIYKSGIGRDLPLASTTEGTVLRRLQRRRLSEIVALLCIRKEMKIKIHLSSALRAVSICAFIELTGARSFLVACQSKESSSSKALQNSKNPGLKIDIGHKLVTALLYPVQKSHVFAGTVMVPETLINIA from the exons ATGAAAAACACTTTGATGATCGTCTTGGAAGGATTTGGTTTCAGGTCTTCTTGTACGAGAGATGCTTCGACATGCGGGCGAAAAATATACAAATCAG GAATCGGCCGCGATCTTCCCCTTGCTAGCACTACTGAAGGTACAGTTTTGAGGAGGCTGCAAAGAAGACGGTTATCAGAAATTGTAGCTTTGTTGTGTATACGAAAGGAGATGAAGATAAAGATTCACCTGTCCAGTGCATTAAGGGCAGTATCAATCTGTGCCTTCATAGAACTGACCGGAGCTCGTTCATTCCTCGTTGCGTGCCAAAGCAAAGAATCCAGCTCCTCCAAGGCCcttcaaaactcaaaaaatcCGGGTCTCAAGATTGACATCGGTCATAAGCTTGTTACTGCTCTCTTGTATCCAGTTCAGAAGAGCCATGTTTTCGCCGGGACAGTGATGGTACCTGAGACATTGATCAACATCGCTTGA
- the LOC126631879 gene encoding F-box/LRR-repeat protein 15-like, translating into MKIWYCLCFTQGDEPEEDDSEAEAIMKEGDFGNDGNSEGAIGNGDEIDGNAQSLGLVGNERGRNDHLVLFEGMVEAMRGGGAQWDESVCVGALASLRASIGNPWISEGESSSAADNGSDHDSHHKRAKVQSFNHDFHYAMAMASGAGNSSSSAERDYRINESSFIPYKSETFFQNTTPNIGCEEGPFDSGSGKDDDGDHSGTSKTEDLEVRMDLTDDLLHMVFSFLDHINLCRAAIVCRQWRSASAHEDFWRCLNFENRSISVEQFEDICWRYPNATELNISGTPAIHSLVMKALSSLRNLEVLTLGKGQLGDIFFHSLADCQMLKSLIINDATLGNGIQEIPINHDRLRQLQLTKCRVMRISIRCPQLETLSLKRSNMAQAVLNSPLLHDLDIGSCHKLSDAAIRSAAISCPQLESLDMSNCSCVTDETLREIALACANLHVLNASYCPNISLESVRLPMLTVLKLHSCEGITSASMVAISHSYMLEVLELDNCSLLTAVNLDLPRLQNIRLVHCRKFADLNLRCIMLSSIMVSNCPVLHRINITSNSLQKLALQKQESLTTLALQCQSLQEVDLTDCESLTNSICDVFSDGGGCPLLKTLVLENCESLTAVRFCSTSLVSLSLVGCRAITSLELTCPYLEQVSLDGCDHLERAAFCPVGLRSLNLGICPKLNVLSIEAPNMVLLELKGCGVLAEASINCPLLTSLDASFCSQLRDDCLSATAASCPMIESLILMSCPSVGSDGLYSLRWLPNLILLDLSYTFLTNLKPVFESCMKLKVLKLQACKYLSDSSLEPLYKDGALPALQELDLSYGTLCQSAIEELLSFCMHLTHVSLNGCVNMHDLNWGSSAGQPSLSGMFLPENVQVPIEQPIRLLQNLNCVGCPNIRKVVIPPAARCFHMSSLNLSLSANLKDVDVACFNLCFLNLSNCTSLEVLKLDCPKLTILFLQSCNIDETVVEAAISKCSMLETLDVRFCPKISPTSMGRLRAACPNLKRIFSSLQQS; encoded by the exons ATGAAGATTTGGTACTGCCTATGCTTCACCCAAGGAGACGAACCAGAAGAGGACGATAGCGAGGCGGAGGCGATCATGAAGGAGGGGGATTTTGGAAATGACGGCAATTCGGAGGGCGCCATCGGAAATGGCGACGAAATTGACGGCAATGCTCAGAGTTTGGGGCTGGTGGGGAATGAGCGCGGCCGTAATGACCATCTGGTATTGTTCGAAGGGATGGTTGAGGCAATGCGTGGTGGTGGCGCTCAGTGGGATGAGTCTGTTTGTGTTGGTGCTCTTGCGTCGTTGAGGGCCTCGATTGGGAACCCTTGGATTTCCGAGGGCGAGAGTAGCTCGGCTGCAGACAATGGCAGTGATCACGATTCGCACCATAAGCGAGCCAAAGTTCAATCCTTTAATCA TGATTTCCACTATGCAATGGCTATGGCTTCAGGTGCTGGAAATTCCAGTTCATCTGCAGAAAGAGACTACAGAATAAATGAGAGCTCTTTCATTCCATATAAGAGCGAGACATTTTTTCAAAATACTACTCCTAATATTGGCTGTGAGGAGGGCCCCTTTGATTCTGGCAGTGGTAAGGATGATGACGGTGATCATAGTGGCACCTCAAAAACAGAAGATTTAGAAGTTCGGATGGATCTTACAGATGACCTATTACATATG GTTTTCTCTTTCTTGGACCACATTAATCTTTGCCGAGCTGCAATAGTCTGTAGGCAGTGGCGATCTGCTAGTGCTCATGAAGATTTCTGGAGGTGTCTGAATTTTGAGAATCGAAGTATATCTGTGGAGCAAT TTGAGGACATATGTTGGCGGTATCCCAATGCCACAGAATTGAATATTTCTGGTACCCCTGCTATTCACTCGCTTGTTATGAAAGCTCTCTCTTCATTGAG gaATCTCGAGGTTTTAACCCTAGGGAAAGGGCAACTAGGGGACATCTTTTTCCATTCCTTGGCAGACTGTCAAATGTTGAAAAgtttgatcatcaatgatgctACTCTTGGTAATGGTATCCAGGAGATACCTATAAACCATGATAGACTGCGTCAGCTTCAATTAACAAAATGTCGTGTTATGCGGATATCCAtcag GTGTCCTCAACTTGAAACTCTGTCATTGAAACGCAGTAACATGGCGCAGGCTGTTCTTAATAGCCCTCTTTTGCATGATCTTGATATAGGCTCTTGCCACAAGCTTTCAGATGCTGCAATTCGTTCAGCGGCAATCTCATGTCCTCAATTAGAGTCATTGGATATGTCAAATTGTTCATGTGTTACTGATGAAACTCTACGTGAGATTGCTCTTGCTTGTGCTAATCTCCATGTTCTCAATGCGTCGTACTGTCCAAATATATCTCTTGAG tCTGTAAGACTGCCAATGTTGACAGTTCTTAAGCTTCACAGTTGTGAGGGCATCACCTCGGCTTCAATGGTTGCAATATCTCATAGTTACATGCTTGAG GTTTTGGAGCTTGACAATTGCAGTCTACTTACCGCTGTGAACTTGGACCTTCCACGCTTGCAGAATATTAGACTAGTACATTGTCGCAA ATTTGCTGATTTGAATCTACGATGCATCATGCTGTCATCAATAATGGTCTCTAACTGTCCTGTGCTCCATCGTATCAACATCACTTCAAATTCACTTCAG AAACTAGCATTGCAAAAGCAAGAGAGCTTAACCACGCTGGCACTGCAATGCCAAAGTTTGCAAGAAGTGGACCTTACAGATTGTGAATCTTTAACAAATTCTATATGTGATGTTTTCAGCGATGGTGGTGGGTGTCCTTTGCTCAAAACGTTAGTTCTTGAAAACTGTGAG AGCTTAACCGCGGTTCGATTCTGTAGCACTTCTTTAGTCAGCCTCTCACTTGTTGGTTGCCGGGCAATTACATCTCTCGAACTGACTTGCCCCTATCTTGAACAAGTTTCTTTAGATGGTTGTGATCATCTTGAAAGAGCAGCATTTTGTCCA GTTGGTCTTAGGTCACTAAATTTGGGAATATGTCCCAAATTGAATGTGCTCAGTATCGAAGCGCCAAATATGGTGCTGCTGGAGTTGAAGGGATGTGGTGTGTTAGCTGAAGCATCCATCAATTGTCCACTATTAACATCTCTAGACGCTTCCTTTTGCAG TCAGCTTAGGGACGATTGCTTGTCTGCAACAGCTGCTTCATGCCCAATGATAGAGTCTTTAATTCTAATGTCATGCCCCTCTGTTGGTTCTGATGGACTCTACTCATTGCGCTGGCTTCCAAATTTGATTCTGCTTGATTTGTCCTACACTTTCTTGACAAACTTGAAGCCAGTTTTCGAGTCTTGTATGAAACTTAAG GTGTTGAAGTTACAAGCCTGCAAGTACTTATCTGACTCATCATTGGAGCCTCTTTACAAGGATGGGGCTCTTCCAGCTCTCCAAGAACTGGATTTGTCTTATGGAACCCTCTGTCAGTCTGCTATCGAGGAGCTTCTTTCTTTTTGTATGCACTTGACTCATGTGAGCTTGAATGGCTGTGTGAACATGCATGACCTGAATTGGGGTAGCAGTGCCGGGCAACCTTCCCTATCTGGCATGTTTTTACCTGAGAATGTCCAGGTGCCAATTGAGCAGCCAATCCGGTTACTGCAGAACCTCAACTGTGTAGGTTGTCCAAATATTAGGAAAGTTGTCATTCCACCAGCAGCACGTTGTTTCCACATGTCATCTTTAAACCTTTCTCTTTCTGCAAATTTAAAGGACGTTGATGTTGCTTGTTTCAACCtctgctttcttaatttgag CAATTGTACTTCTTTGGAAGTTTTGAAGCTTGACTGTCCGAAATTGACTATTCTCTTTCTTCAG TCTTGCAACATCGATGAAACAGTGGTGGAAGCTGCCATATCGAAATGTAGCATGCTGGAGACTCTTGATGTTCGTTTTTGTCCCAAG ATAAGCCCGACGAGCATGGGGAGATTACGTGCTGCATGCCCTAATTTGAAGCGCATATTCAGCAGCCTGCAACAGTCTTGA
- the LOC126631883 gene encoding cytokinin dehydrogenase 7-like, producing MIAYLECFVSESRHDDGVSSLSKALGLQGTVADFGGEAGRDFGGMKSFPPLAFIRPAGADDVARVVKEAARSSNLTVAARGNGHSINGQAMADRGLVLDMRSLGEHLRVVRASDGSVYADVSGGALWEDVLKRCVSEHGMAPRSWTDYLSLTVGGTLSNAGVSGQAFRYGPQTSNVTELEVVTGKGEIFNCSEKENSELFFGALGGLGQFGIITKAKVLLQPAPDMVRWIRLVYTEFDDFTRDAELLVTRQDDGGDSFDYVEGFAFVNSDNPADGRPSVPLDPQETFDPAHLPRTSGPILYCLELAHHYRNTDRPSSVDTGVNRLLGGLGFVEELKFQVDLSYVEFLLRVKRAEEHAKANGIWDAPHPWLNMFVSKSDIADFDRTVFKKILKDGIGGPMLVYPLRRSKWDTRTSVVLPESEIFYIVALLRFTPPYPKGPSAENLVAQNQEIIQYCTRKGFDFKLYLPHYRSQEDWKRHFGSDQWSRFVERKKCFDPMAILAPGQKIFSRVPQP from the exons ATGATAGCTTACCTGGAATGCTTCGTCTCCGAATCGAGGCACGACGACGGCGTTTCGAGCCTCTCCAAGGCGCTGGGCCTCCAGGGCACCGTCGCCGACTTTGGCGGCGAAGCCGGGAGAGACTTCGGGGGAATGAAGTCGTTCCCGCCGCTGGCTTTCATCAGGCCGGCCGGCGCCGACGACGTGGCGAGGGTGGTGAAGGAGGCGGCGAGGTCCTCGAATCTGACGGTGGCGGCGCGGGGGAACGGCCACTCGATCAACGGCCAGGCGATGGCGGATCGAGGCCTCGTCCTGGACATGCGTTCGTTGGGGGAGCATCTCCGGGTTGTGAGGGCCAGCGACGGTTCCGTCTACGCTGACGTGTCGGGAGGGGCATTATGGGAAGACGTGCTGAAACGGTGCGTTTCCGAGCACGGGATGGCGCCGCGGTCGTGGACTGATTACTTGAGCTTGACGGTGGGCGGGACGTTATCCAACGCGGGCGTCAGCGGTCAGGCTTTCCGTTACGGTCCACAAACGTCGAACGTTACGGAGTTAGAAGTCGTTACGGGGAAGGGAGAAATTTTTAACTGCTCCGAAAAGGAAAACTCGGAGCTGTTTTTCGGCGCACTTGGCGGACTCGGTCAGTTCGGTATCATCACCAAAGCTAAGGTTCTTCTGCAACCCGCCCCGGACATG GTAAGATGGATAAGGCTGGTGTACACCGAGTTTGACGACTTCACTCGGGACGCCGAGTTGCTGGTGACTAGGCAGGACGACGGCGGCGACTCGTTCGACTACGTGGAAGGCTTCGCATTCGTCAACAGCGACAACCCGGCGGACGGGCGTCCCTCGGTGCCGCTGGATCCGCAGGAGACATTCGACCCGGCCCATCTCCCCCGAACCTCCGGGCCAATCCTCTACTGCCTCGAACTCGCTCATCACTACCGCAACACCGACCGCCCCTCATCCGTCGATACG ggCGTGAACAGATTGCTTGGAGGCCTCGGATTCGTTGAGGAGTTGAAGTTCCAAGTGGACCTCAGCTACGTCGAGTTTTTATTGCGTGTGAAGCGCGCAGAGGAACACGCCAAGGCCAATGGAATTTGGGACGCTCCTCACCCTTGGTTGAACATGTTCGTGTCGAAATCAGATATCGCTGATTTCGATCGGACGGTGTTCAAGAAGATCCTCAAGGATGGGATCGGAGGGCCCATGCTTGTCTACCCTCTCCGGCGAAGCAA GTGGGATACTCGTACATCTGTGGTGCTACCGGAAAGCGAAATCTTCTACATAGTGGCATTGCTACGCTTCACTCCACCATACCCAAAAGGCCCCTCCGCCGAGAATCTGGTggcccaaaaccaagaaataATACAATACTGCACCAGAAAAGGGTTCGATTTCAAGCTTTATCTGCCTCACTATCGATCCCAGGAGGATTGGAAGCGACATTTCGGAAGTGATCAATGGTCGAGATTCGTGGAGCGGAAGAAGTGCTTCGATCCAATGGCCATCCTTGCTCCTGGACAGAAAATCTTCTCGAGGGTTCCTCAACCCTAG
- the LOC126631899 gene encoding uncharacterized protein LOC126631899 isoform X1, with protein MYVVDVNVLLTSLLQVHHEKHFDDRLGRIWFQVFLYERCFDMRAKNIQISTTEGTVLRRLQRRRLSEIVALLCIRKEMKIKIHLSSALRAVSICAFIELTGARSFLVACQSKESSSSKALQNSKNPGLKIDIGHKLVTALLYPVQKSHVFAGTVMVPETLINIA; from the exons ATGTATGTAGTCGATGTAAATGTTTTGCTGACCAGTTTGCTTCAGGTCCATCATGAAAAACACTTTGATGATCGTCTTGGAAGGATTTGGTTTCAGGTCTTCTTGTACGAGAGATGCTTCGACATGCGGGCGAAAAATATACAAATCAG CACTACTGAAGGTACAGTTTTGAGGAGGCTGCAAAGAAGACGGTTATCAGAAATTGTAGCTTTGTTGTGTATACGAAAGGAGATGAAGATAAAGATTCACCTGTCCAGTGCATTAAGGGCAGTATCAATCTGTGCCTTCATAGAACTGACCGGAGCTCGTTCATTCCTCGTTGCGTGCCAAAGCAAAGAATCCAGCTCCTCCAAGGCCcttcaaaactcaaaaaatcCGGGTCTCAAGATTGACATCGGTCATAAGCTTGTTACTGCTCTCTTGTATCCAGTTCAGAAGAGCCATGTTTTCGCCGGGACAGTGATGGTACCTGAGACATTGATCAACATCGCTTGA